Below is a window of Komagataella phaffii GS115 chromosome 1, complete sequence DNA.
CAGAGAATTGATCGAAGAATGCGTTAAAATCTGGAGGATTGATGCATTTACAGCAATGatctattttttcaaaacatcaTGCTCTACTGTTTTGAGTACCAGTGATGGCTCCATAAACTCCGATCTATTTTTTCTGGTATTGAATCTTATGAAAAAGTATTTGACAGACCTAAAACTCTCCATCGATAAATCAACATGGCCAAGTAAAACTCGATTAGAATGGATAGATTGTTTAGAAATATGCTATTTAAAGACCATGAAGGGGATTCAGACCTGCATCTCACAGGTGCTGACTTCAAAACCACCGTTTTCTCAATATCTCAATGTCTTAGCGGAGATTGAACAGGATTCTCTCTTCAGAAATATTGTTGCCAAACATGTCCCAGATAAACTTGAGAAGCAGCTAATTCATAAACTTAATGATACTATTCTTTTGAGATACAAGGATCTGCTTACAGAAATCCCAACAGATAACACCATCGATTTGATTCATATTGCTGATctatcaagaaagattgttgaagatacaAAGATGTTGCAAAAAAGATATAAACACCCTCTTCTCGGAAAAATACCTATTGCACCAACCTATGCCAAACGTATAATTACTGATTTTGCAGTTGATGCTAAATACATGCTGAAAAGTATTAAACAAAATTCGGCAGACATTTCGTTTGCTGACGCTTTAGATATTTATAAGACTCTTAGCGAGATCCGAGACATATTCACCCAAGTTACTGATACGCCATTCAAATTTGATCTAGAGAAAGGTTTTTACAAGTATCTCAAAAATTGGGCCATCAATGCTTCAGAGCAAATCGTTGCAGTGACAAACACTGCTGTTGCTCAGGATGACTTGGGATGTGCATCTCCTGAAAATGACATATTATACAGTACGTCTGTGAAGGATATATTCATGATGATAAACCAAAATGTtagttttttgaaagatctgaattggaagaatgaATATCATCTGGCTAAAGTTTCTACTCTGTTATTCCAGTACATCTCAATGGCTCTTATCACATACTGTGACAAAATGTACGACACCATTGTTGCTGATTTGGATGAAGAGGATCAGAAAAATGTAGCTACAACTTTACCTGGTGAAACTAACTCTTATGACTCTCTGTTATCAGGTACCTCTGCTTGGATTGCTGACATGAAAGCAGCAGTTACAAGATCACAAAAATTAACTCCTCCAGAACCGTATGCCTTTAAGAATCGGACATGTGTTGCTCTCAATAATATAGTGCAATGTTTGCAAAATCTagatgaacttgaagacaTATTGGACCCGGAATATGTCTCTAATGTTATGAATAGAGAGAACCcttcaattttcaaagaatacACTAATCATTTTTTCACTATCAAGGTTGTGCAAGCTGAAGGAATTAAGAGTCCTGTTGGGAAGGATGCCCCAGATGCAAATGTGTGGCTCAGCAATAATAATACTAAAAAAGTGTTTGCCCGTACCAGAACAATTCCTAGCAGTGATAGACCAGAATGggatgaagagtttgaggTAGTGCTATTTCCTGGAGCCTCTGTCAGTATTCTAGCAACGTTATGGGATAAATCATTCAAGAGATTTAGTTCTGATGCTGTTATAGGCAGGACATTGTTTCATCTTAGCCCCAAAGAGTTTAATAACAATGGAATTCCAAGAGATCTtattttgaatcttgaTACTGAAGGAACTTTAGTTCTTCAGGTATCCTTGGAAAGTGAGAGGGAAGATGCTTTATTTTGCATGGGAAAGACTAGGAGGTCACTAATACACGCTAGAGACAGGGTCATTAAGCTAATGGTAGGAAAGTTTTCTCCGTTCATTCAGTTTGCATTTTCAAGAGATGTATTAAAGAATGCTTGTGGATCGAATGGACTATTGCTGATATCAGAAGAGCAACGAATCGATGTTATCTTGCCTCTTTTTGACTATTTGAACTCTAATTTGGACATTCTGGCTCGTATCTTACCCGAATCTTTGTTGCAGAAAgttattcttcaaatgtGGAATGTTGTGTTGGCATCTGCTGAACATCTGATACTTCCATTATTATCAACAGTGAAAATGGCTaaaaattcaaacaaatTGTGGTCTAACATTAACTTCAACTCTGGAATGAACATAGCAGGATTCGGGCGTCCTCTAACTCCCCTCGAAGTGAAGACGGTTTTTGAATGGTTACATGTCCTTTGTTATGAACAGTTCTACAACGAGGGAGAGGGTGCATCACTAGAGAAATTACAGAACTATCAATACAAACTGTTACTCAAGGTATCTGAACATTATGAGAAACCTGTTGGTGagattctttccaaagtAAGAGAATGCGAACCAATGACTATTGAGCACATCCGAGAGAGAAATTATTTTTATATAACCGTTGACTCtaaggaaaagaaacttaCTAGAGCTGCGACGATAGCTCGACAAAAGACCATAGGAGCACAAGGGTCTAAAAAGCAAATGCATAAGGCAGCCGAGGATGTAAAGATTGCCCAAGAAACTGATTCCAATGCTAACGCTGCTGCTTTCGAAGATATGCTTTTGAGAATACTTCTCACCAAGGGAGAGATGGGATTTGTTGCTGAGCGTTTGGAGCAGCGTGAAAAATTTACTCAGAGCGTTTCTGCTGAATCTTTTGCCAGAGCTGCGGCTGCTGGTGCATTCAATGGTATCAGATAGTAATACCAATTCCATAATAATAGTGATAATGATAATAATAAAACTACTAATATAATTAAGACATCTTTTAACCCCTCCCCTCGTTGTTCGTTCAAAGTTTCCCCATAGTCTTTCTCCTTTAGGCGCGCAAGCAGATTTCCGATATCTTTCAGCATTCTAAGGATATCATCTACCTATCCCACACCTCTACTTGAAAGCATCAATCAAAGATGTCTAAAGAGATTATCTATGACGAGAATGAAGACGGTTGGTCCTACTCATTCCCTTCTTCGTTGGATAATCTTCAAGATACGTTGATCGATAGCAAAGCACCAGATGAGATAAGTATCCCTAGTGACACCGAggaagataaagaaaaaaatcatGCAGAAGTTCCTCCAGTAGACATCAAGGAGTCATCAATCTTGCTGGAGGTAACAGATGACAGTTTTGCTAAGAATTCTGTTAAAGTGACGAAGAGAAACGGATCCAATGGGCACAGACGTCTTGCAAGACTCAATGAAAAGAATGGAAGCTACTCGTCGTCTACTTCAAGCTTGGCGCCTTCATTTCTGGTAAAACCTTCTCCTGCTGCGGATCCATTTTTATCGAAGCCTCCAATCCAACTTCAAAGGTACGACGACATTGACTTCGAAGAAAGATCAATCATAGAAGACGACGAGCACAGCATCAATAGCCCGTCTATCAGGACAGGTACTACATTAACTTCACCAACTACTCCCAAGtcaagaaattcaaatGGAGAACCTGAAAAAAGTGTTGCAAAAGAGCAACTAAAATCGTTAAATATTGATCAGCCGATACCAGAAGAGTCGActgttgaaaataatgGAATCACTGCTACTTCACCAGATATGCTGAGCTATCGTAAATCatccagaaaaaaaaccGTGACAAGCATTTCCTCAGTTGATGATGTGGCACCACCAAGTCCAAATGATACTCGAACCTCTACCAGAGATAGCTTTGACAGATCTCTTTATGCTGATGAGTTATATCTTGATACCCGATATCGCTATGCAACACCTGAACGAAACACAGCATTCCACGATCTTTTTAAAAACATTCCTCTTGATGATAGGTTTTTGGATGATTTCAGTTGCGCCCTAAGCAGAGAAATATTGGTACAGGGACGTATTTACGTCTCTGAGAGACATATATGCTTCAACGCCAACATCTTAGGTTGGGTGACAAACCTTGAGATCCCCCATCAGGATATCGTCAGCTTCGAAAAAAGAACTACAGCTGGAATATTTCCCAACGGAATAGTAATCAACTTGAAAGATACGAAACACTCATTTCTTAGCTTTATTTCAAGAGAttccattttcaacttttttgaaacaatttgGAGCAAATCAGTTTCTAAGATACAGTTGGAAAACGAAAATTCAGACGTTATCCCTCATGCTCTAACTCACTATTCTAGGGATATGGCAAGCGAAGATCAGGAGAGGATTAACAATATTATTCTCTCCATTGACacagatgaagaagctgaGAATCAGCAATTACAGAAGGTCCGGGTGGTTagagcaaaagaaaaatccGAATACAAATCTGATGGTCCAGAGACGCATGTGCCTACTTCTGCTGACATAGATTTGAGCAATGAAACGGTTCTCTGCGAAGACATTTTGAATGCCCCTATAGGATTGACTTTCAAcattctttttggagagaATATCAAGTTCCACCAGTTCTTAATGGATAAATCTGATGGGTTCGATTTTACTTCATACGGCGAGTTTGTAAATAATAAGAGAGGTTTTGAGTATCAAAAAAGCTTAGGATACTCTATTGGACCCAAATCTACCAAATGTGTTGTGAAGGAGTCCATTGAACATTTTGATTACGATTCCTATATTATGGTATTAACGGAAACCAAATCTCCTGATGTACCTAGCGGAGGATCATTCTCTGTGAATACCCGTTACATTTTTACATGGGCCAAGGGTAACAAAACAAAGTTGACCTTATCATATTTCATAAATTGGACAGGCTCCAGTTGGATCAAATCAATGATTGAGAAGTCTACTGCACAGGGACAAAAAAGCTTTAGTGAGCTTTTATTTaaacaattgaaattggtCATTGCAGAGAACACATTGGTAGTGGCTGGTGATGAAGAGGTGCCAGTCACCTTTTCGCAGGAAcaagt
It encodes the following:
- a CDS encoding Protein involved in programmed cell death, producing MSKEIIYDENEDGWSYSFPSSLDNLQDTLIDSKAPDEISIPSDTEEDKEKNHAEVPPVDIKESSILLEVTDDSFAKNSVKVTKRNGSNGHRRLARLNEKNGSYSSSTSSLAPSFLVKPSPAADPFLSKPPIQLQRYDDIDFEERSIIEDDEHSINSPSIRTGTTLTSPTTPKSRNSNGEPEKSVAKEQLKSLNIDQPIPEESTVENNGITATSPDMLSYRKSSRKKTVTSISSVDDVAPPSPNDTRTSTRDSFDRSLYADELYLDTRYRYATPERNTAFHDLFKNIPLDDRFLDDFSCALSREILVQGRIYVSERHICFNANILGWVTNLEIPHQDIVSFEKRTTAGIFPNGIVINLKDTKHSFLSFISRDSIFNFFETIWSKSVSKIQLENENSDVIPHALTHYSRDMASEDQERINNIILSIDTDEEAENQQLQKVRVVRAKEKSEYKSDGPETHVPTSADIDLSNETVLCEDILNAPIGLTFNILFGENIKFHQFLMDKSDGFDFTSYGEFVNNKRGFEYQKSLGYSIGPKSTKCVVKESIEHFDYDSYIMVLTETKSPDVPSGGSFSVNTRYIFTWAKGNKTKLTLSYFINWTGSSWIKSMIEKSTAQGQKSFSELLFKQLKLVIAENTLVVAGDEEVPVTFSQEQVEEPEKATEKVQHSEKSVTETTESSKFDVWHLLVLLLIVLQILTYRELLATKQEMKLLAQSLSTKK